One part of the Rutidosis leptorrhynchoides isolate AG116_Rl617_1_P2 chromosome 1, CSIRO_AGI_Rlap_v1, whole genome shotgun sequence genome encodes these proteins:
- the LOC139894786 gene encoding uncharacterized protein has product MVRSCEVLRLFPSLYRLKASKSATVSERLTGDRVSWRWIREPMGRTTNELDALLELIASVSLDSNNLDSWRWGLSSDGTFTVKKLSTLVDVQLLGPIINVKETRNNLVPKKVKIFIWRALKKKIPVRLELDKRGIDLHSVRCPLCDDDLESVDHSVIFCNRVYDIWNRVYNWWNLGNVPTSSLEELLNIDQTNQGSKQGRMILQAICWTCAYLVWKNRKSLIFQNKAWNSPVSLNEIQVKSFEWNSNRAKGRNFDWQTWIRNPSIYLL; this is encoded by the coding sequence ATGGTGCGGTCCTGTGAAGTTTTGCGCCTCTTTCCAAGTTTATACAGACTCAAGGCTTCAAAATCAGCAACTGTCAGTGAGCGGCTAACTGGTGATCGTGTTTCGTGGAGGTGGATTAGAGAACCAATGGGTCGTACAACAAACGAGCTGGATGCGCTATTGGAGCTGATAGCCTCGGTCTCACTGGATTCAAATAATTTGGATTCATGGAGATGGGGTCTATCTTCCGATGGCACCTTTACAGTGAAGAAGCTTTCTACCCTCGTAGATGTTCAGCTTTTAGGTCCTATCATCAACGTGAAGGAAACAAGAAACAACTTGGTGCCGAAAAAAGTGAAGATATTTATTTGGAGAGCTTTAAAGAAAAAAATCCCGGTAAGGTTAGAACTTGATAAAAGGGGAATCGACTTGCATAGTGTGCGGTGCCCATTATGTGACGACGATTTGGAGTCGGTGGATCATTCGGTTATCTTTTGCAATCGGGTCTACGATATTTGGAATCGAGTGTATAATTGGTGGAATCTTGGGAATGTTCCTACATCAAGTCTTGAAGAGCTACTCAATATAGATCAAACGAATCAGGGATCGAAACAAGGACGTATGATTTTGCAAGCAATTTGTTGGACTTGTGCATATCTCGTTTGGAAGAATCGGAAATCCTTGATCTTTCAAAACAAAGCTTGGAACTCGCCGGTTTCTCTAAATGAGATACAAGTCAAGTCCTTTGAGTGGAATTCTAATAGAGCAAAAGGCAGGAATTTCGATTGGCAAACGTGGATAAGAAATCCTAGTATATATTTACTTTAA